A part of Helicobacter fennelliae genomic DNA contains:
- a CDS encoding tetratricopeptide repeat protein, with protein MYKLGMYQFKNFNFVAWLYGLICFMCVCLPHFVYALEISTTYGKEGGESFSVLTLKNDWEFACTDITDVYENSLSIECVIDRIPDRGFAGLENNFFSLSYKMIDGHFWLYIYPKYHQKLFGIKKDPRGDFEIDKAHPKKAKIWQVIGYKEHIPFLSQTQSKNGLDFPVKIQSAQTPFIPELNTNNSPLKMTKDKDFVVYSEIQKLMQEQDYARALSQINEAIATNPNSIFRRDLSYQRIIAMTHLNLSDQDPLINAALEWIKLFASDLDIPEVLYILANAYKKDDTQAEADYYYRRIMDEYPQSKYAPLAQMQLAKSYEAKNAPTHASLYFQKAYTEAKDLDSASEIAIEWALAEIKNKDIEDALELITKVLDAYPEFFLTYPDTQELIATLGKNNLFAEAAKIIDFMAKNSKDEAQQEEYMYALGAYYLEAKNIDLAHKANELYIQTYGDKSKYSEDVKKRDDKILFDVSGSDDEKITRYEYIRSTYPNTKQSQKATDLIAQILLKQQQYQKVLDLFQDSAQSPYKNKALNELAKEALGAHNCAQANTYLIRLDDFDLSAEQKLVAFDCLTQAGLHKNAREISKNMAKDTQDSRLKLEWLSRIAKNLYTLGDPKNASLASRDALNLAIDLKTKYDVAFDTFEILYTLRSKNEAKKIFTFLEQHFSQDERMLPVYAKMLEYANDDKDLTAIQIYAQHIIDMQKKFKTDQFTPYADFALASALSQSNKKELAIGVLKNIDSSKLDEENQQKVLYQIGNLYNEQSNTQEALTYFGYCLKITKQSDWRLLCKQASDLLAKENPESKTIESMSTESSNVESNQPKQQE; from the coding sequence GTGTATAAATTAGGCATGTATCAATTCAAAAATTTTAATTTTGTAGCATGGCTTTATGGGCTTATTTGCTTTATGTGCGTATGTTTGCCACATTTTGTATATGCGCTTGAGATTTCTACGACTTATGGCAAAGAGGGCGGAGAGAGTTTTTCGGTTTTGACCTTGAAAAACGATTGGGAATTTGCATGCACGGATATTACAGATGTGTATGAAAATAGTTTATCGATAGAATGCGTGATTGATAGGATTCCAGATCGTGGATTTGCAGGATTAGAAAATAACTTTTTCTCTCTTTCTTACAAAATGATTGATGGGCATTTTTGGCTGTATATCTATCCTAAATACCACCAAAAACTATTTGGGATCAAAAAAGATCCAAGAGGGGATTTTGAGATCGATAAAGCTCACCCCAAAAAAGCTAAGATTTGGCAAGTGATCGGCTATAAAGAGCATATACCATTTTTGTCGCAAACCCAGTCAAAAAATGGTCTAGATTTTCCTGTCAAAATCCAATCTGCACAAACGCCATTTATTCCGGAGCTTAATACCAACAATAGCCCGCTTAAAATGACAAAAGATAAGGATTTTGTCGTTTATTCAGAGATACAAAAACTTATGCAAGAGCAAGATTATGCAAGGGCATTGAGTCAAATCAATGAAGCAATTGCCACAAATCCAAATTCCATTTTTCGTCGCGATTTGTCATATCAGAGGATTATTGCGATGACGCATTTAAATCTCTCCGATCAAGATCCGCTCATTAATGCAGCACTTGAGTGGATTAAGCTTTTTGCATCAGATTTAGACATACCAGAGGTGCTGTATATTTTGGCTAATGCTTACAAAAAAGACGACACGCAAGCAGAGGCGGATTATTATTATCGCAGAATCATGGACGAATACCCACAATCAAAATACGCCCCGCTCGCACAAATGCAGCTTGCCAAAAGTTATGAAGCCAAAAATGCCCCAACACATGCAAGTTTGTATTTCCAAAAAGCATATACAGAGGCAAAAGATTTGGATAGCGCGAGCGAAATCGCGATAGAATGGGCGTTAGCAGAGATAAAAAATAAAGACATAGAAGATGCGCTTGAGCTTATAACAAAAGTTTTAGACGCATATCCAGAATTTTTCCTCACATATCCAGACACACAAGAGCTGATAGCCACACTTGGCAAAAATAATCTATTTGCTGAAGCTGCTAAAATTATAGATTTTATGGCAAAAAATTCCAAAGATGAAGCGCAACAAGAAGAATACATGTATGCGCTCGGGGCGTATTATTTAGAGGCTAAAAATATCGATTTGGCTCATAAGGCAAATGAGCTATATATCCAAACATACGGAGATAAATCCAAATATTCAGAAGATGTGAAGAAGCGCGATGATAAGATTTTGTTTGATGTGAGTGGTAGTGATGATGAAAAAATCACTCGCTATGAATATATCCGCTCAACCTATCCAAACACAAAACAATCCCAAAAAGCCACAGATTTGATCGCTCAAATATTACTCAAGCAGCAGCAATACCAAAAAGTGCTTGATTTGTTTCAAGATTCTGCCCAAAGTCCGTATAAAAATAAAGCCCTAAATGAGCTTGCCAAAGAAGCTTTAGGCGCGCATAATTGCGCTCAAGCAAATACTTATCTTATCAGGCTAGATGATTTTGATTTGAGTGCGGAGCAAAAGCTTGTGGCATTTGATTGTCTCACTCAAGCAGGATTACACAAAAATGCGCGCGAAATCTCTAAAAATATGGCTAAAGACACGCAGGATTCTAGGCTTAAGCTTGAATGGCTCTCTCGAATCGCCAAAAATCTCTACACACTAGGAGATCCCAAAAACGCCTCTCTTGCCTCAAGAGATGCGCTTAATCTTGCGATAGATTTGAAAACAAAATATGATGTGGCATTTGATACATTTGAGATTCTTTATACTTTGCGCTCCAAAAACGAAGCCAAAAAAATATTTACATTTTTGGAGCAGCATTTCTCACAAGATGAACGTATGCTTCCTGTATATGCAAAAATGCTTGAATACGCAAATGATGATAAAGATCTCACCGCAATACAAATTTATGCGCAACACATAATCGATATGCAAAAAAAGTTTAAAACTGATCAATTCACGCCTTATGCGGATTTTGCGCTTGCTTCTGCCTTGTCTCAATCAAACAAAAAAGAGCTTGCGATTGGGGTTTTGAAAAATATAGATTCTAGCAAGCTTGATGAAGAAAATCAGCAAAAAGTGCTCTATCAAATCGGAAATCTCTATAATGAGCAAAGCAATACACAAGAAGCATTGACATATTTTGGGTATTGTTTAAAGATCACAAAACAAAGTGATTGGAGATTGCTTTGTAAGCAGGCAAGTGATTTGCTTGCAAAGGAGAATCCAGAATCTAAAACCATAGAATCTATGAGTACAGAATCTAGCAATGTAGAATCTAATCAACCAAAACAACAGGAGTAA
- the hsrA gene encoding homeostatic response regulator transcription factor HsrA: MRILVVEDEDLKNDLGAFLNNRGYQTDIAESLKDGSYYISIRNYDLIVASIKLKDGYGTDLISEIKAKSPRVPVIILAHKPKAEQEIQTFRLGADDFLAKPLDLEVLLARIEARLRFWGSSTIEIDDLIINPDEEKITYKGREIEVKGKPFEVLTHLARHRDQIVSKEQLLDAIWEEPELVTPNVIEVAINQIRQKMDKPLNIATIETVRRRGYRFCYPKAPSDSE; the protein is encoded by the coding sequence ATGCGTATTCTAGTAGTTGAAGATGAAGATCTAAAGAATGATTTAGGAGCTTTTCTTAATAATAGGGGGTATCAAACAGATATTGCCGAAAGCTTAAAAGATGGTTCATATTACATTAGCATTCGAAATTATGATCTTATCGTGGCAAGCATAAAATTAAAAGATGGCTATGGGACGGATCTGATAAGTGAAATTAAGGCAAAATCTCCGCGTGTTCCTGTTATTATCCTTGCTCATAAGCCAAAAGCAGAGCAAGAGATTCAGACATTTCGACTTGGGGCTGATGATTTTTTGGCAAAACCTCTTGATTTGGAAGTATTGTTAGCAAGGATTGAGGCTCGTTTGAGATTTTGGGGTTCAAGCACTATTGAAATCGATGATCTTATCATTAATCCTGACGAAGAAAAAATCACCTACAAAGGCAGAGAGATTGAAGTCAAAGGCAAGCCATTTGAAGTTTTGACTCATCTTGCGCGTCATCGTGATCAAATCGTCTCAAAAGAACAACTTCTTGATGCGATTTGGGAAGAGCCAGAGCTTGTAACGCCAAACGTAATCGAAGTGGCTATCAATCAAATTCGTCAGAAAATGGATAAACCACTAAATATAGCAACGATAGAAACCGTAAGACGCAGGGGTTATAGATTTTGCTATCCTAAAGCTCCTTCTGATAGTGAATAA
- a CDS encoding phosphomannomutase/phosphoglucomutase — MDMSIFREYDIRGIYNQNLVQSSVFKIGFLLGKKIKANKQDSVAIGYDARVHSPVLFEWLKNGFLHSGCEVHFIGMIPTPVAYFATFQEDIKNSVMITGSHNPPEYNGFKITLNQEPFYGEMIRQLGKELAGLDIEYVCSDKKVHTLNALGLYQDYFVSHFKHLKNFPYEVVFDYGNGVGAIALEEILDRLNIKHISLFEDPDGTFPNHHPDPSEEKNLKDLKDSLTSHKLQIGIAFDGDADRIALVTPNHSYKGDELAILFARNIAKTIAKPIIIGEVKCSQAMYDEIDKIGQSVMYKTGHSNLKVKLKELHAHLAAEMSGHLFFNDRYFGYDDALYAALRVLELFLDSTPQELEQQIRVLPHYFSTPEEKIHTTEDKKFTQIENLKQKLNNPPKDFPPIKKLIDIDGIRIVFEDGWGLVRASNTTPVLVTRFEATTEEKLNLYKTKILQILQDS; from the coding sequence ATGGATATGAGTATTTTTAGAGAATATGATATTCGCGGAATCTATAACCAGAATCTCGTGCAATCAAGCGTGTTTAAAATCGGTTTTTTGCTTGGCAAAAAAATCAAAGCTAACAAGCAGGATTCTGTGGCTATTGGCTATGATGCGAGGGTGCATTCACCAGTGCTATTTGAATGGCTTAAAAATGGGTTTTTGCATAGTGGTTGCGAAGTGCATTTTATCGGTATGATTCCTACACCTGTTGCGTATTTTGCGACATTTCAAGAAGATATCAAAAACTCTGTGATGATTACAGGAAGCCATAATCCACCAGAATATAATGGATTCAAAATCACGCTCAATCAAGAGCCTTTTTATGGTGAGATGATACGACAATTAGGCAAAGAGCTAGCAGGGCTTGATATAGAGTATGTTTGTAGCGATAAAAAAGTGCATACACTCAATGCTTTAGGGCTTTATCAGGATTATTTTGTATCGCATTTTAAGCATTTAAAAAATTTTCCTTATGAGGTTGTGTTTGATTATGGAAATGGCGTTGGGGCGATTGCTTTAGAGGAGATTTTGGATAGATTAAATATCAAGCATATCAGTCTTTTTGAAGATCCAGATGGCACTTTTCCAAACCACCACCCAGACCCTAGCGAAGAAAAAAATCTCAAAGATTTAAAAGATTCTCTCACATCACATAAGCTTCAGATTGGTATTGCATTTGACGGAGATGCGGATAGGATTGCGCTTGTGACGCCAAATCACAGCTACAAAGGCGATGAGCTTGCGATTTTATTTGCGCGAAATATCGCCAAAACAATAGCAAAGCCAATCATCATCGGAGAAGTGAAATGCTCACAAGCAATGTATGATGAAATCGATAAAATCGGACAATCTGTAATGTATAAAACAGGGCATAGCAATCTCAAAGTCAAACTCAAAGAGCTTCACGCTCATTTGGCAGCAGAGATGAGTGGGCATTTGTTTTTTAATGACAGATATTTTGGCTATGATGACGCATTGTATGCGGCTTTGAGGGTGCTTGAATTGTTTTTAGATTCTACGCCACAAGAGCTAGAGCAGCAAATTAGGGTATTGCCACATTATTTTTCTACTCCTGAAGAAAAAATCCATACCACTGAGGATAAGAAATTTACTCAAATTGAGAATCTCAAGCAAAAACTCAATAACCCCCCAAAAGACTTTCCACCGATAAAAAAGCTTATCGATATAGATGGGATACGAATTGTGTTTGAAGATGGTTGGGGGCTTGTGCGCGCAAGCAATACAACGCCAGTTTTGGTTACTCGATTTGAAGCCACAACAGAAGAAAAACTTAATCTTTATAAGACAAAAATCCTTCAAATCCTCCAAGATTCTTAA
- a CDS encoding phosphoglycerate kinase, whose protein sequence is MKQVAGITFMQQVKTIRDISLHNKRVLIRVDFNVPMDEDFNISDDTRIREALPTINYCIDNDPQSIILISHLGRPKGIQPEFSLKHILKRLERLLDKSILFADSIESTLELQKNAPAGSIILLENIRFYPGEEKNDTTLSQKLASLCDVFVNDAFGTSHRAHSSTYGIAAFVQEKVAGLLLKKEIDSFAKALANPLKPVLLIVGGSKVSSKLELLSNILDVVDKIIIGGAMSNTFLKALGFDMAKSLVEDHLVDEALHILQKAKQKNVKIYLPIDVVSTDDIKQHINIKITPVQDVPNNFIAVDMGPATTKLFTEVIQSSQTIIWNGPLGIYEISQFSRGTFNIAHCIAETYAFSLIGGGDTADAVEKAGERDNMSFISTGGGASLELLEGKILPTFEVLDKK, encoded by the coding sequence ATGAAGCAAGTAGCCGGAATAACCTTTATGCAGCAAGTTAAAACGATTCGAGATATTTCTCTGCATAATAAACGCGTGCTGATTCGCGTTGATTTTAATGTGCCAATGGACGAGGATTTCAATATTTCTGATGATACGAGAATCCGCGAAGCCCTGCCGACTATTAATTATTGTATCGATAATGATCCGCAATCAATCATTCTTATAAGCCATTTGGGTCGCCCAAAAGGAATCCAGCCTGAATTTTCACTCAAACATATCCTCAAACGACTTGAACGTCTGCTTGACAAAAGTATCTTATTTGCAGATTCCATAGAATCTACCCTAGAGCTGCAAAAAAACGCGCCAGCTGGAAGTATTATTTTGCTTGAAAATATACGATTTTATCCGGGTGAAGAAAAAAACGACACAACCTTAAGCCAAAAACTTGCCTCGCTATGTGATGTATTTGTCAATGACGCATTTGGGACAAGCCACAGGGCGCATTCAAGCACTTATGGGATCGCTGCATTTGTGCAAGAAAAAGTCGCTGGACTACTCCTCAAAAAAGAGATTGATTCATTTGCCAAAGCTTTGGCTAATCCGCTCAAGCCCGTTTTGCTTATCGTGGGCGGAAGCAAAGTTAGCTCAAAGCTTGAATTGCTTTCAAATATTTTAGATGTTGTTGATAAAATCATTATCGGTGGAGCGATGAGTAATACATTCCTCAAAGCTTTGGGCTTTGATATGGCAAAATCACTTGTAGAAGATCATCTTGTCGATGAGGCATTGCATATCTTGCAAAAAGCTAAGCAAAAAAATGTCAAAATCTACCTGCCTATTGATGTTGTCAGCACTGATGATATTAAACAGCATATAAATATCAAAATCACACCCGTTCAAGATGTGCCAAATAATTTTATCGCCGTAGATATGGGACCTGCGACAACAAAGCTTTTTACAGAAGTTATCCAAAGCTCACAGACAATCATTTGGAATGGACCGCTTGGAATCTATGAGATTTCGCAATTCTCGCGTGGCACATTTAATATTGCTCACTGCATAGCTGAAACTTACGCCTTTAGCCTCATTGGCGGAGGAGATACAGCTGATGCGGTAGAAAAAGCAGGTGAGAGGGATAATATGAGCTTTATATCAACAGGTGGTGGAGCGAGCCTTGAGCTATTGGAGGGAAAAATATTGCCAACTTTTGAGGTATTAGACAAAAAATAA
- the corA gene encoding magnesium/cobalt transporter CorA — protein sequence MMNVFFKQNNVVRRESVNDVADIILPQGVILWIDLLHPTPIEISYIAKTYTLDIPTKEEREEIEESARYSEDEQSITINTYFLMRNNEMDLHNETVTFILFQGILFTIRYADFKVFGEIQQSVLTSPKSFEDGFDLLSKIFEVRVEQDADMIEGAAQLTKLLRKSVFEQDSQSHTIHLTKLSNLQELNMSVRDSLFDKRRAITMLLKSNKVESDIKKDLSIVLKDLNSIVDFTTANLTVLDNTQSLFTSQINIEQNKIIKLFTVVTMAMMPPTLIGTIYGMNFEHMPELQWRYGYILTIGMMIISTVIPIIYFKKKGWL from the coding sequence ATGATGAATGTATTTTTTAAGCAAAATAATGTCGTGCGGCGCGAGAGTGTGAATGATGTTGCAGATATTATACTTCCTCAAGGTGTGATTTTGTGGATTGATTTATTGCACCCTACCCCGATAGAAATCTCTTATATCGCAAAAACTTACACGCTTGATATACCCACCAAAGAAGAGCGCGAAGAGATAGAAGAATCAGCGCGGTATTCCGAAGATGAGCAAAGTATAACCATAAACACTTACTTTCTTATGCGTAATAACGAAATGGATCTCCATAATGAAACCGTTACTTTTATCTTGTTTCAGGGGATTTTATTTACGATCCGCTATGCAGATTTTAAGGTATTTGGCGAAATCCAGCAAAGCGTGCTAACCAGCCCAAAAAGCTTTGAAGATGGATTTGATTTGCTAAGCAAAATCTTTGAAGTCAGAGTCGAGCAAGACGCGGATATGATAGAAGGTGCAGCCCAGCTTACAAAGCTTTTGCGTAAGTCGGTTTTTGAGCAAGATTCTCAAAGCCATACTATTCATCTTACCAAACTCTCCAATCTCCAAGAGCTCAATATGAGCGTGCGAGATTCGCTATTTGACAAAAGAAGAGCAATCACTATGCTTCTAAAAAGCAATAAAGTAGAATCTGATATTAAAAAAGATCTAAGCATTGTGCTTAAGGATTTAAATTCTATTGTTGATTTTACAACCGCAAATCTCACCGTGCTTGACAATACACAAAGTCTTTTTACAAGCCAAATCAATATCGAGCAAAACAAAATTATCAAGCTTTTCACAGTCGTAACCATGGCAATGATGCCCCCTACACTCATTGGGACAATTTATGGTATGAATTTTGAGCATATGCCCGAGCTTCAATGGCGATATGGCTATATTCTTACGATAGGTATGATGATTATCTCAACGGTTATACCTATTATCTACTTTAAGAAAAAAGGCTGGTTATGA
- a CDS encoding TRL-like family protein, producing MKKFCLGLSVAVALFLTGCGFGGPVPGALFTDAVGPHNATSVGNSTKEGTSECVSYLGLVALGDCSIEAAAEQGKISQIKSVDTKFYTVLGLYTKRTTIVKGN from the coding sequence ATGAAAAAATTTTGTTTAGGTTTAAGTGTTGCTGTTGCGCTATTTTTGACAGGTTGCGGATTTGGTGGTCCAGTTCCGGGTGCTCTTTTTACAGATGCTGTGGGTCCTCATAATGCCACTTCTGTGGGCAACTCTACAAAAGAAGGCACTTCAGAATGTGTAAGCTATCTCGGACTTGTGGCTCTAGGTGATTGCTCTATTGAAGCTGCCGCAGAGCAAGGCAAAATCTCACAAATCAAAAGTGTTGATACCAAATTCTATACCGTGCTTGGACTTTATACAAAAAGAACAACTATCGTTAAAGGCAACTAA
- a CDS encoding HU family DNA-binding protein: protein MNKAEFVEFVKDAGKYSSKKDAETAVNAFVGAVEKALSKKKSIELVGFGKFETVLQKGKSGKVPGSNKTYKTSDKYVPKFKPGKSLKDLVAKK from the coding sequence ATGAATAAAGCAGAATTTGTAGAATTTGTAAAAGATGCTGGAAAATACTCTAGCAAAAAAGACGCTGAAACAGCTGTAAATGCTTTTGTAGGTGCTGTTGAAAAAGCACTTAGCAAGAAAAAAAGTATTGAACTTGTTGGATTTGGAAAATTTGAGACAGTTCTTCAAAAAGGTAAATCAGGAAAAGTTCCAGGAAGCAATAAAACTTACAAAACAAGTGATAAATATGTTCCTAAATTCAAACCAGGAAAAAGCCTTAAAGATCTTGTAGCTAAAAAATAA
- a CDS encoding TerC family protein, whose translation MIALLSDPNAWIALFTLTILEIILGIDNIIFIGVLVNRLPQDQKRKARILGLFFAMFARIALLTLLFWMTKLTAPLFQIADFPVSGRDLVLFIGGLFLLYKSTKEIHAQVFSQEEGYTIKKVANFWIVIVEIAFLDIIFSLDSVITAVGMANHLEIMILAIVIAVFIMMFASGWISHFIDTYPTIKILALAFLLIVGIVLIADGLHFHIPKGYVYFAMIFSLSVEILNITMRKKSTPKK comes from the coding sequence ATGATTGCTTTACTTAGTGATCCAAATGCGTGGATCGCGCTTTTTACATTGACAATTCTTGAGATTATTTTAGGCATTGATAATATCATCTTTATCGGTGTGCTTGTCAATCGCTTGCCACAAGATCAAAAACGCAAAGCTAGGATTTTGGGGTTATTTTTTGCGATGTTTGCGCGCATTGCGCTTTTGACGCTACTTTTTTGGATGACAAAACTCACCGCTCCATTGTTTCAAATCGCTGATTTTCCTGTATCAGGCAGGGATTTGGTGCTTTTTATCGGTGGGTTGTTTTTGCTGTATAAAAGCACCAAAGAAATCCACGCGCAAGTCTTTAGCCAAGAAGAAGGATACACGATAAAAAAAGTTGCAAATTTTTGGATTGTGATTGTTGAGATCGCGTTTTTGGATATTATTTTCTCTCTTGATTCTGTGATTACGGCTGTCGGAATGGCAAATCATTTGGAGATTATGATTTTAGCCATTGTGATTGCGGTGTTTATTATGATGTTTGCTTCGGGCTGGATTTCGCACTTTATCGATACTTACCCGACTATTAAGATTCTAGCACTTGCGTTTTTGCTGATTGTTGGGATTGTGCTGATTGCTGATGGTTTGCATTTTCATATTCCAAAAGGCTATGTGTATTTTGCGATGATTTTCTCTCTAAGCGTTGAGATTCTCAATATCACAATGAGAAAAAAATCAACCCCAAAAAAGTAA
- the flgL gene encoding flagellar hook-associated protein FlgL: MRITFGTKYNQMNYYQNALQSKLNDSNTKIASGLKIQYGYQDASAYNQNLKFENEINTLAQGIDVAKHAQTATLNTDKTLNDLSQTMVQFKTKLIQAANDIHSTASREAIANDLQSLKEHFISLANTSIGGNFLFGGSRVDKPPFDHSGNYYGNDEKLSVLLGSSNLVPYNITGQELFFGRDSDKQRMITTNVRMLNQSKLHPGIMDQANKSNLSEEVYIKSTDTLRDLIGDNDSNPANDLQEFFYIRGVRPNGSVFKTKFALDKGFENEATATRVQDLLDRIGKEFGNTAINKVVDITLNQWGQIEIKDLQPGRSGIDFHMISSDVDVDNIDELIKSGARITAYNQSPFLTESATSTITGVTDNYDFRYTHIPTAFITKDNKAAESNTKLEDIFPPNVSSLLIGGTRPNTSDGKVNEDSENPLGFLKFDIKNMQVSDLVRAIKEHFGGNIDVSFSKGRLSIIDNNVTNQSHDFKDPPFNGEHGFSISLTTLDHDGAQTNGIPTDYGMEYDRTFFENKGSKLISNVSQVLADGSGYASGDTKLSDVVGASIEGQSYVLKVNDINGMMVEARIVFDPKGAYLLLPSLENGEDYTIPLFNPLDDPPGITVTKPDDVTYRQIMDAMSIALNYSNQDDASYRSVQPPIGGVVQETKNAYLALLKGTQGMLDVNMSADGKIEIQDKIRSISRMKIMLYDSTTTDFSKNKIQRDTNSLRFNANDALTIDTPEISFFKEVDEIIDSVRRGIYRAGAKDTYGEDLRKKGIQNGIVAFDHLSDHIERIIALNGSHGKTFENSIHKTEILKTQIESLKGENIGTDIADTYNKFSNLTTNLSAVMNSTSRINQMSLVNYL, translated from the coding sequence ATGCGTATTACATTTGGGACAAAATACAACCAAATGAATTATTATCAAAACGCTCTCCAAAGTAAATTAAATGATTCTAATACAAAAATTGCCTCAGGACTTAAAATACAATATGGCTATCAAGATGCAAGTGCATACAACCAGAATCTAAAATTTGAAAATGAGATTAATACATTAGCACAAGGCATTGATGTCGCCAAACACGCCCAAACAGCGACACTCAACACTGACAAAACTCTAAATGATCTCTCTCAAACAATGGTGCAATTTAAAACAAAGCTTATCCAAGCGGCAAATGACATTCACTCAACTGCTTCAAGAGAGGCTATTGCTAATGACTTGCAAAGTCTCAAAGAGCATTTTATCAGTTTGGCAAATACTTCTATTGGTGGCAATTTTCTTTTTGGCGGGAGTAGGGTTGATAAACCGCCTTTTGATCATAGTGGAAATTATTATGGTAATGACGAAAAGCTAAGCGTTTTGCTTGGATCAAGCAATCTTGTTCCTTATAATATCACAGGACAAGAGCTATTTTTTGGGCGAGATTCTGATAAGCAACGTATGATTACAACAAATGTCCGAATGCTTAATCAAAGCAAGCTTCACCCCGGAATCATGGATCAAGCAAATAAATCAAATCTATCAGAAGAAGTGTATATAAAATCCACAGATACACTGCGGGATTTGATAGGTGATAATGATAGCAATCCTGCAAATGATTTACAGGAGTTTTTTTATATACGCGGTGTGCGCCCAAATGGCTCTGTGTTTAAGACAAAGTTTGCGCTTGATAAGGGGTTTGAAAACGAGGCGACAGCCACACGCGTTCAAGACTTGCTTGATCGCATTGGCAAAGAGTTTGGCAATACTGCGATTAATAAAGTTGTTGATATTACGCTCAATCAATGGGGACAAATAGAGATTAAGGATTTGCAGCCCGGGCGATCGGGCATTGATTTTCATATGATTTCAAGCGATGTTGATGTCGATAATATCGATGAGCTCATAAAATCAGGAGCTAGAATTACAGCATATAATCAAAGTCCATTCCTTACAGAATCTGCCACTTCGACAATTACAGGCGTTACAGATAATTACGACTTCAGATACACACACATTCCGACAGCATTTATCACCAAAGACAATAAAGCCGCAGAATCTAATACAAAACTCGAAGATATATTTCCGCCAAATGTCTCATCGCTTCTCATCGGTGGCACACGCCCAAATACAAGTGATGGCAAGGTAAATGAAGATTCTGAGAATCCATTAGGATTTTTGAAGTTTGATATTAAAAATATGCAAGTTTCTGATTTGGTTCGGGCGATAAAAGAGCATTTTGGTGGCAATATCGATGTGTCATTTTCAAAGGGTCGCCTAAGCATAATCGACAATAATGTAACAAATCAATCTCATGATTTTAAAGATCCGCCTTTTAATGGCGAGCATGGATTCTCGATTTCGCTCACAACACTTGATCATGATGGCGCACAAACCAATGGCATACCGACAGATTATGGTATGGAATACGATCGGACATTTTTTGAAAACAAAGGCTCAAAGCTTATTTCAAATGTATCCCAAGTGCTGGCTGATGGAAGCGGGTATGCCTCAGGTGATACAAAGCTTTCAGATGTCGTTGGTGCGAGCATTGAAGGGCAATCCTATGTGCTTAAAGTCAATGATATAAATGGAATGATGGTTGAAGCAAGGATTGTGTTTGATCCCAAGGGGGCTTATTTGCTACTGCCAAGTCTTGAAAATGGCGAGGATTACACAATTCCACTTTTTAATCCACTTGATGATCCACCCGGAATCACCGTTACGAAGCCAGATGATGTAACATATAGGCAGATTATGGATGCTATGAGTATCGCGCTAAATTACAGCAATCAAGATGATGCATCATATAGAAGTGTGCAACCTCCAATTGGCGGGGTAGTCCAAGAGACAAAAAATGCGTATTTGGCATTGCTAAAAGGTACTCAAGGTATGCTTGATGTCAATATGAGTGCTGATGGAAAAATCGAGATTCAGGATAAAATCCGATCTATAAGCAGAATGAAAATAATGCTGTATGATTCTACGACTACTGATTTTTCAAAAAACAAAATCCAGCGAGATACAAATTCGTTGCGATTTAATGCAAATGATGCGCTGACTATTGATACTCCAGAGATAAGCTTTTTTAAAGAGGTTGATGAGATTATAGATTCTGTGAGAAGAGGCATATATAGAGCTGGGGCTAAGGATACATATGGAGAGGATTTACGCAAAAAAGGCATACAAAATGGAATTGTGGCTTTTGATCATTTGAGTGATCATATTGAGCGAATCATTGCCCTAAATGGCTCTCATGGAAAAACTTTTGAAAACTCCATACATAAAACAGAGATTTTAAAAACACAAATAGAAAGCCTTAAGGGCGAAAACATAGGGACTGACATTGCTGATACTTATAATAAATTTTCAAATCTCACGACAAATCTAAGTGCTGTTATGAATTCTACAAGCAGAATCAACCAAATGTCGCTTGTGAATTATTTATAA